Proteins co-encoded in one Streptomyces sp. NBC_01571 genomic window:
- a CDS encoding NADP-dependent oxidoreductase, which produces MNETAISVHQTTRPHGFPTAEHFTFVETPLPAPAAGSALVENLYWSVDPYHREMMDDVPGGFALDTPLEGRTIGRVIASRTPRLAEGDVVMHRQGWRTHAVVGPENVRELPHFDGVPLTAYLSTLGGTGLTAYVGLTRIARLQEGENLFVSAAAGGVGTATGRFARLLHAGRLVGSAGSTAKAAHLVREVGYDVAFDYHDGPVADLLGKAAPGGIDVFVDNVGGEQLAAAVGALCEFGRIVRVGTISQYNTPDAPAPRFNYADIVEKSIRMEGFLVSNYRDMQEELYEFAVPRLQSGRLALDETLVDGFEHIVDAFLGMLRGENTGKIIVRDHTQAPPAN; this is translated from the coding sequence ATGAACGAGACCGCGATCTCCGTGCACCAGACCACCCGCCCCCACGGATTCCCCACCGCCGAGCACTTCACCTTCGTCGAGACCCCACTTCCCGCCCCTGCCGCCGGCAGCGCGCTCGTGGAGAACCTCTACTGGTCCGTCGACCCCTACCACCGCGAGATGATGGACGACGTACCCGGCGGCTTCGCGCTCGACACACCGCTGGAGGGCCGCACCATCGGGCGGGTGATCGCCTCGCGCACACCTCGGCTCGCCGAGGGCGATGTCGTGATGCACCGGCAGGGCTGGCGCACACACGCGGTGGTCGGACCCGAAAACGTCCGGGAGCTACCCCACTTCGACGGGGTGCCCCTGACCGCGTACTTGAGCACGCTCGGCGGCACCGGCCTGACCGCCTACGTGGGGCTGACCCGGATCGCCCGACTCCAGGAGGGGGAGAACCTGTTCGTGTCGGCCGCCGCGGGCGGGGTCGGCACAGCGACCGGACGGTTCGCCAGACTGCTCCACGCCGGACGGCTCGTGGGCAGCGCGGGCTCGACGGCCAAGGCGGCCCACCTCGTGCGGGAGGTGGGCTATGACGTCGCCTTCGACTACCACGACGGGCCCGTGGCCGACCTGCTCGGCAAGGCCGCACCGGGCGGCATCGACGTGTTCGTCGACAACGTCGGCGGCGAGCAGCTGGCCGCAGCGGTCGGAGCGCTGTGCGAGTTCGGACGCATCGTCCGCGTCGGCACGATCAGCCAGTACAACACCCCCGACGCACCGGCGCCTCGCTTCAACTATGCGGACATCGTCGAGAAGAGCATCCGCATGGAGGGCTTCCTGGTCAGCAACTACCGAGACATGCAGGAGGAGTTGTACGAGTTCGCGGTACCCCGTCTGCAGAGCGGCCGGCTCGCCCTGGACGAGACCCTCGTTGACGGGTTCGAGCACATCGTGGACGCATTCCTGGGAATGCTGCGCGGCGAGAACACCGGCAAAATCATCGTGCGAGACCACACACAGGCCCCGCCCGCAAACTGA